Within the Bacteroidota bacterium genome, the region ATGCGAATCGACATCATCACCATTTTTCCTGAAATGTTCTCCGGACCGTTTGATCATTCAATCATTAAAAGGGCAAAAGACAAGGGTTTGGCTGAAATACATCTTCACCAATTGCGCGATTTTTCTGAAACAAAATATAAAAGTGTTGATGATTACCCTTACGGCGGTGGTGCCGGTATGGTTATGATGATTGGTCCGATTGCTCAGTGCATTGAAAAGCTGAGGTCGGAACGCGATTACGATGAAGTAATTTACACTTCGCCCGACGGAGATTTGTTGGAACAGGGAATCGCAAACGAGTTGTCGCTCAAAGGCAATATTATTATTTTATGTGGTCATTATAAAGGTGTTGACGAGCGTGTACGGGAACATTTTATCACCCGTGAAATATCAATCGGAGATTATGTATTGTCGGGTGGGGAGATGGCTGCCGCTATTATATGTGATTCCATTATCAGATTGATACCGGGCGTATTGGGTGATGAAACCTCTGCCTTATCGGATTCATTTCAGGACGGACTGCTTGCACCACCTGTTTATACACGACCGTCCGTATATAACAACTGGACAGTGCCCGCAGTGCTCCTTTCAGGCAATGAAAAGGAAATCAGGAACTGGCGCAATGAAAAAGCCATAGAAAAGACCAAAGCCAGACGCCCAAACCTATTAAAATAGCCCGGCCTCTTTAGGCATTAAACAAAACTTATTGATTTTCTGCATATTAACATCAGCAAACCCTACTCGCCCTGACGATAGTAAAATTTTCTGCGCGAATTTTGAAAACCATAATAAAATTATCATACCTTTGCACTCCGAATTTAGAATTTCTAAAACCCAGGCATTATGAATAAGATGGCAATAATGAATTTTGTGGAAGAGACACTCGTACCACGTCAAAGTTTTCCAAAATTCAAAGCAGGCGACACAGTTACAGTACATTACAAAATAAAAGAAGGTAATAAAGAACGTATCCAGCAGTATCAGGGTGTTGTTCTGCAGCGTTCAGGCGCCGGCATAAAAGAAACATTCACTGTTCGCAAAATGTCCGGAAGCACTGGTGTTGAGAGAATTTTTCCGATTGCATCACCTTTTATTGATAAAATAATTTTGAATAAAGTCGGTGTTGTAAGAAGGGCACGTATTTTCTACCTGAGAGACCTTACCGGCAAGAAAGCACGTATTCGTGAGAAACGCCTTTCACAAGCCCAACTATTGGCAAGAGCGGCAGACGCAGCGCCAAAACCTGAAGCAGTAAAAGCTGACATAGTAAAACCTGAAACAGTAAATCCTGAATAAATATTAATCCCTCCGAATTCCGGGGGGATTTTTTTTGGCTATTTGGCAATAGTATTATAATTCTTTTCTCGTCAATGCCCTGATAACAAAGTAAACGCCGGCAATCAGAAACGGAACACTGAGCCATTGCCCCATATTTAAAATCATTTTATCCTCAAACACCACTTGATTTTCTTTAAAGAATTCTATCAATATCCTGAAGATAGTAACTGAAACCAGGGCTATTCCAAAGAAAAGTCCTTTATATATACGTGCATCGGTTTTATAATACCAGACAAGCAAAATCAAGCCAATTATTAAATAAAACAAAGCTTCATATAACTGTGTGGGGTGGCGCGGCAGCATATCTACCCGGGGAAAAACAAAAGCCCATGGAACATCCGTTGGTCGACCTACAATTTCGGAATTAAAAAGATTGCCGAGTCTGACAAGGACGGATGCAAATGCAACAGGTATCATAACGCGGTCCATTGTCCACAAAAAACTTGCTTTGGGAGGAGATTTAGCTGAGAATATCCAGGCTGCAATGATAATACCGATAATGCCTCCATGGCTTGCAAGCCCTCCTTTCCAGAACATAAAAATCTCGACAGGATGCGCGTAATAATAAGCAGGCTCATAAAAGCAGACATGCGCAAGACGTGTTCCTACAACCACTCCAATTATTGAATAAACCATTAAGCGGGTAAGATGCTGTAAGGGGATTTTCTCTTTCAAAAAAATAGCGCGCATAACCACATAGGCAACAACGAAAACTGAAGAAAAAAAGAATCCGTAATACTTTGCCTTCAACGGGCCCAATTGAAAAATTGTTGGGCTTACATTCCAATAAATATACAGCAGATTATTCATAGTCTTGCAAAGATAAGCAAGTGTAGATAATTGTCGTTGACTATAACAAAAAGCCCGGTCAAAAGACCGGGCTGATTCAAAACATACAATTGTGAAGTTATTATTTACCGAAGACCTCTAGTTGAAAAATCTTGGTGAAATCTGGTTGGGTTTGGCTGACGGACACCCGAATTTCATCTGTATCATTGCCTCGTGGGTTCCTTTAGTTATAGCTGATTTGATAGGTCCGGTTTTAAAGTCATATGAGTATCCGATGCGCAATTGATTAATTATTTTCACGCCTGCCATTAATACGAATGAATCTTCGATACGATAGGATGCGCCTGCCCACACGCGGTCGGAAAAACTGAAGGTCGCATTACAGTCAAACAAATGAACCCTGTTAATGTTGCTGTAGGAAACAGCCGGTATAATCTCAAACCCTTTGGTGACTTTAATCGCGTATTTACCATAGGCATAAATATGCCGTGGCATCTTCATCAGATCGGACTTTTTGAAAGAGGTCACAACGTGGGTGCTTGAAACGCCCAAATTCAGCCCGCCGCTGTTAAACTCCGCACCGAAATCAAAATCAGGATACACATGAGTGATGTTGCTGATAGTGGCATTCGGGTCTCCCGGCTCCTGGTAGGTAAGTTTAGAGCCTTCTACAGTTGTGCTTATAATTCCGCCGCCCACACCGAATGAGAGTACCGTCCTTTTTGAAAGCCATGCATGATAAGCGATTGCAGCTTTCACATTCAGTATATTCTCATACCCCACCTTATCACTTATCACTGACAGCCCCAGACCAAGTTTAGCAGGAGTTATATATTTGTTGATGTTCAGTATTTGGGTTTCGGGTGCCTTTTTAATTCCTGTCCACTGTTCGCGGGCCAACAGTGTAATATTATAACAGCCCGATTGACCGGTGGCAGCGGGGTTGAATAATATCCTGTTATAAATCTGATGACTGAGCTGCAGGTCATTTTGAGCCATGACGGCAAAACTGAGGCCGAGCAGCAATATTAATAATCCGGATATCTTTTTCATAATACTTATTATTAGTTGTGATTTTTACTTTGACAATGATTCAAGCGTTTTCTGAACGTCGGTTTTGATATTATTTACATACGGCTGAATGGTGCAGCTTATAAAGCCTTCCTGCCTTATCTTTTTCTTTAGTTCAATTGCCTTATTAAGATCATCGTATGTTCCGGCATTGTAGGTGAACATTTTTTGCGAATCAATGATTTCTTCTTCCATTCCAATTACAATTCCCGGTATCTTCCTGTATAATTTTTCAAAATACTCGTCTGTAATTTTCCGTGTTGGTGATGAGACAATTTTCACCATAAATTTAAATGTATCGGGGGCTGCATTACTCACGGCCGCTTCAGTTACCTTCATCACCTGAAAAGATGTGCGGCGGTTTTTCTGGTGCTCGTCTTCGGTTTGAGCGTTGGTAATTAAAAGTTTTGTTTTACCATAACCCTTGGCGGTAAGACGGCGTGCATCAATTCCCTGAGAGACGATATAATCAACACATGATTTCGCCCTTGCCTGCGAAAGTCTCATATTATAGTTTGCTTCGCCTCGTGCATCGGTATGCGAGCTGAGTTCAATAGTCACATTGGGCGTTTCGCGCATCATCGCAACAATTTTATCCAGTTCAATAAGAGATTCGGGGCGAAGTGTGGCTTTCGCATAATCGTAATAGATATTGTTCAGCACGATTTCTTTTTTCGGCTCAATTTTGGTGAGGTCAAAATCAAAATCTTTTCCGTATTTCAGTGAAAATTCCTCTCCGTCTTTTGCGTTAGTTCCGTCGCATTCTCGCGATTCAGACCAGTACCCTTTCTTCATAATTTTAATTGTGTAACCGGTTGTGTTGAGTAAGGTAAATGCATATACACCTCCACCATCAGACATATCAAAATCTCCGAAGTTTTGATCTTTGGTATAGATGATTAATTTTTCATCCTTAATAAGGCTTTGTGTTGCACGGTCTCTTACTTTTCCGGTAACGCTAAACAATGGTATGGGTCTGGTTAGCAGCGCAAAATCAAGGTTCGTACCATTTGCCTTTTTATATTCCATAAAATAGACATTTTCATTCGTTTGCAGAAGCTTTGAGTCATCAAAATACCCGACTTTGCTTACTTCAATAGTATAGGATTCGCCGGGGGCCAGATTAGAGAACAAATAATTTCCTGAATTATCAGAAAAAGTAGTATCATTCATTCCCGATGCTGTTTTCAGCACTACCATTGCATTTCCGATAGTCACTCCTGTATTCAGATCAGAGATAATACCCGATGCCGTAATAAACGCCGGGAAATTAGGAAAAGAGTAAATATCGTCGCTTCCCGCGCCTTTTGGTCGGTTGCTGCACAGATAGCCACCTTTAAGATTATTCCTGATAATTATTCCGAAATCATCTGAAGGCGAATTGAACGGATAGCCGATATTCGTCGGGTTCATGAATTTTTTATCTTTCTTCCGAGCAAAATAGATGTCTAATCCGCCAAAACCGGTATACCCGTTGGATGAGAAGAAAAGCATTGTATCACCAATGATGTATGGAAACATTTCATCATCTTTCGTATTCACTCCATCACCAAGGTTAACCGGCAGCCCCCAATTACCGCTGACAGAACGTTCAGACATCCATATATCATAACCACCTTTACCACCCGGCATATCAGACACAAAATACATTATATGCCCCTGAAATGCCATTGTCGGATGTCCAACACTGTATGTCTTGCTGTTCAGACCGGTCGGTTTTGAGGAGCTCCATTCTCCATCTTTATAAGTACACTCATTGATGTTTCCCTTTCCCAGATATCCGTTTGACTGCATAATATAAGCGGTTGCTTCATTTTGCAGATAAACCAATGTCCCGTCATTTGCTTTTGTATTCAACCCTCCTTTCACGATTACCGGGTTTGAGAATTGCCCGGTGGCAGGGTTGAAGTCTGTAACATAAACATCTGAGTTCCCCTCGCCTGTCCTGGTGTCGGTTTTTTCGCTCATGTCTTTACGGTTCGACGAAAAAAGTAATCCGTCATTGAACCATGCCGGGCCATATTCGCTGTATTGCGAATTCAAGCCGACTTCATTTTTCAATGGATTAAGCAGGTTCGGGGATTTGGCTGCAATCTGATATTTATGAATACCGGCAATGCGCCTTTCAACGTTAGGATCCTTTTGTACAACTTTCATGTATTCTTCGTAAGCATTCAGCGCCCTATCCAATTCTCCGACGGCAGTAAGCACATCTCCGTAATTCAGGTACACTTTGGTGTCCCTGAATCCGTTCGCCATCGCGTCTTCGTACCAGTTAATCGCGTCGGTATAAAAGTTCATAAGCCGATACGATTCAGCGATTTTAAAATAGATACTTCTCTTCAAAGATGCATCTGACGTATTTTTCAATACGGTTTTGTAGGCATCAATTGCGAGATAATACTGCCTGTCTGCAAAAAATTGTTCTGCAGCTTCAAAGGATTTCTGACCAAAGAGAAATCCAGAAGTGAATAGCAGTGCGATTATTAAAAAGATCCTTTTCATGTTACATAATTTTTTATAACCGATTAAACATCATGTTCCTATACCTTATACTATCATCCAATATTCGTTTTACTTTCTAACCAGTGTTACAGGACCAGTTATTTCTTTAAATCCGCCGCTTGGGTCGGGTTGCTGAATAATGAAATAATAAGTACCGGCAGGAACACCTTTACCATTGAAAGTACCATCCCATCCATCGCTGCCGATGTATAATTGCAGACCCCAGCGGTCAAATATTCTCATATCCCGACCGCTGCCAAACCTGTCATTTATGCCGTCGCCATCAGGAGTAAAAGCGTTTACCCACTCAGAACCGCAATCATTAATAGTTGCAACCCGGACACTGCATCCGTTTTCATCAATTGCAAAAACCTGAATACTGTCCTTATTATTGATGGTGGTGTTAAAGTATGAGTTATTATCGCTTGAATCCTGTTTTACGACTCCGTTCACACTAAACTCATAGCTTACAAGTCCATCGGGCAGGGCTATTGCGGTGAATGACTGACAATCATAAACCAATGAAACATTAATAGTATTGATATCAATCTGAACTTCGTCAGAGGCAGAACAGCTTCCATAACCGACGGTCAAAGTATATATTCCGATTGCTGTTGGCGTTGCAAGTGGTTCGGCAATATATGGGTTGTTCAGATCGCTGAAAGGTGTCCATATGAATACATTGCCAAAATCGGATGTGCCATGCAATCGCGCCACAGCGCCGTTACAGATTGCGGTATCTTTACCTGCATTTGCAGTAATAGAACCAATAGGTGCAACCAGAACAGTGTCTGTGGAAACGCAGCCATTAACGTTCGTTACAGTTAAGGTGTAAGTTGTTGGTTGAACAACAGAAGCTACCGGTTGGGCAATATTTGCATTATTCAAACCCGCAGCAGGCGCCCACAAATAAGTATTCCCGGGAACAGCGGCAAGACCAATAGTATCAAATGGAATATTACAACCAATTCCAATATTGGGTCCACCTTCCGCAATGGGCGATTGTTTTACGTAAACCGATATCGTTGAATCATCTGAATCTACCCCATCTGTTGCATGAAGTTTATAACTCACAACTCCTGTATCAGCAGGTATTGCAATTGTATTCTGCAGGGAAGGATTCTGAACACCGCTACCGCTCCACAGGATAGAGTAATTAAGCGTATCACCACCTTTCACAAGTGAATGCAATTGAATAGTTTCACCACTGCAAATAGTGTCGGGTAAGCCGGATATTTCAATAATTGTAATATGGGTAGGAATGATTCTTACAAGAACTGAATCGATAGCGCTACAACCATTGCCATTATCTACTGAAACATAATACCAGGTATCTGAAGATAAAGATCCAGTATTTACCGTTGGCAGATTATCCTGTCCGCTAATAGAGCCACCACTCCATAACCATGAAACATTAATGCCTGAACATTGTCCCGTGATATGTGCAGATGTTCCTGCAGCAATCCAAATAGTTGGGCCGGCATCAACAGCCAAATTAACACCTTGTATAGTGAGAGCCTGGGATGTGCTCATACAATACCCATTTGAAACAGTAACCGAAATCTGCCCTTGGTTGGTTGAAGGTAGTGTGCATATTGAATCACCTGTCGTTCCTACCAACGTCCATCCATTAGGAATACTCCATTGATAAGTTACCCCGGCAATTCCAGGAATGCTGTAGCATGCTGTACTTCCAATACAGGGATTCAAAGGTCCTGTAATGGGACCGGGCATAGCAGGTGTTTGATGTACAATAATATCGACAGAATCGCTAACAACGCCGCATGTGTTTATGGCATTGAAATGGTACATTCCACTTTGACTTACTGAAATATTATAAAATGGATAAACTTGTGCACCGGAAATCAACAAGTCATTGGGATCTTTCCATTCAAAAGAACTGGCATTTATTGCAGTCCCGGTGAATGTCAAGGTTTGTCCTGAGCAAATTGTATCGGAAGAAACAGAAATATTTACACCTGTTGGTGGATAATTCAGGCTCACAGAAACAGTACTATTGACTGTATCACATCTGTTACCTGCATAAAGGGTGTAAATACCGGCCTGTATTGATGAAATTGAGGGCATAGACGTATTTTGAATAGTCGCAGTAAATCCTGCAGGCCCAGCCCATGACCAGTATGTGGCACCTAACGCTGTACCCGTAAGGCTTAAACTTTGTCCTGAACAGACAGGATTGGGTGTTGCACCGGCAGAAATTCCGGTTGGGCCGGTGCTAACGACAATTGCCCCTGTGGTCACGTTTACAGTCCCGCAGGAATTTGTAACTGTCAGTGTATATATACCCCCTTGCGATGTAGTAACTGGGCTTATTTGAGGATTTTGTGCCGTTGAACTGAAACCCCCGGAACCTGTCCAACTCCAAGTTGTTGCACCCGTTGCTGTTCCAGTAAGATCCAAAGTAGTGCCAACACACACAGGATTCGGTGACGCTAATGCTATAACATTTACAGGACCTGAGCCAACAAACAATGTTCCGGCATTGCTGTTGGTTGCTCCACAAGCATTGGTTATCACAACACGATATTGATAATTATTCATTCCTATTGTAGCAGGAACAATGTCAAGTGTCGCTGTCGTATAGTTAAAATATGGCGGTGTCGTTGGGGTATTATTCCAGGACACTCCGCCATCAGTACTCACTTGCCATTGGTATGTCATTGTTGTTGTACTGCCTGCAGTGGTTGAAAATGCAGCATTCTGCCCCTGACAAACTGACGTGTCAACCGGTTGCGTGGTTATTGAGGGAATAGTATTAACAGTTATTGGAAGACTCATGGTTGCAGCAATAGGACTTGCACACACAGCATTGCTAGTCATTGTACAAACAATGATATTATTGCCGCTAATCAATGTCGAGCTAGAGAATGTGCGCGCATTAGAGCCTGAGTTTAGGCCATTCTGCGACCATTGATATGCAGGGGATGTACCACCACCGGAAGGTACTGCGGTAAACACAACCGTAGTACCAATACAAACTGGACTCGGTGGATTGGCTGTTATTGCAATTGAAGGGGTAACGCTAGCATTTACTGAGACAGCAAGACTCATTGTGGCCGTCACAGGACTGGCACATCCGGCGTTGCTTGTCATTGTGCAAACAATGATGTTGTTTCCTGTATTTAACGAGGCACTCGAATAGGTTGAGGAATTCGTTCCCACAATGCTTCCATTGAGTGTCCAACTGTAGGTCGGTGATGTTCCTCCTCCTGAAGGGGTGGCTGTAAATACAACAGTTGTTCCTGAACAAACAGCTCCCGGTGGATTGGAGGTTAAACTCAATGAAGGCACAGCAATCGTAGTAATTGTGACAACTGCGCTTGATGTCGCAGTTACAGGACTTGCACAAGTTGCATTGC harbors:
- the trmD gene encoding tRNA (guanosine(37)-N1)-methyltransferase TrmD; this encodes MRIDIITIFPEMFSGPFDHSIIKRAKDKGLAEIHLHQLRDFSETKYKSVDDYPYGGGAGMVMMIGPIAQCIEKLRSERDYDEVIYTSPDGDLLEQGIANELSLKGNIIILCGHYKGVDERVREHFITREISIGDYVLSGGEMAAAIICDSIIRLIPGVLGDETSALSDSFQDGLLAPPVYTRPSVYNNWTVPAVLLSGNEKEIRNWRNEKAIEKTKARRPNLLK
- the lgt gene encoding prolipoprotein diacylglyceryl transferase produces the protein MNNLLYIYWNVSPTIFQLGPLKAKYYGFFFSSVFVVAYVVMRAIFLKEKIPLQHLTRLMVYSIIGVVVGTRLAHVCFYEPAYYYAHPVEIFMFWKGGLASHGGIIGIIIAAWIFSAKSPPKASFLWTMDRVMIPVAFASVLVRLGNLFNSEIVGRPTDVPWAFVFPRVDMLPRHPTQLYEALFYLIIGLILLVWYYKTDARIYKGLFFGIALVSVTIFRILIEFFKENQVVFEDKMILNMGQWLSVPFLIAGVYFVIRALTRKEL
- a CDS encoding type IX secretion system membrane protein PorP/SprF, with the protein product MKKISGLLILLLGLSFAVMAQNDLQLSHQIYNRILFNPAATGQSGCYNITLLAREQWTGIKKAPETQILNINKYITPAKLGLGLSVISDKVGYENILNVKAAIAYHAWLSKRTVLSFGVGGGIISTTVEGSKLTYQEPGDPNATISNITHVYPDFDFGAEFNSGGLNLGVSSTHVVTSFKKSDLMKMPRHIYAYGKYAIKVTKGFEIIPAVSYSNINRVHLFDCNATFSFSDRVWAGASYRIEDSFVLMAGVKIINQLRIGYSYDFKTGPIKSAITKGTHEAMIQMKFGCPSAKPNQISPRFFN
- a CDS encoding OmpA family protein; protein product: MKRIFLIIALLFTSGFLFGQKSFEAAEQFFADRQYYLAIDAYKTVLKNTSDASLKRSIYFKIAESYRLMNFYTDAINWYEDAMANGFRDTKVYLNYGDVLTAVGELDRALNAYEEYMKVVQKDPNVERRIAGIHKYQIAAKSPNLLNPLKNEVGLNSQYSEYGPAWFNDGLLFSSNRKDMSEKTDTRTGEGNSDVYVTDFNPATGQFSNPVIVKGGLNTKANDGTLVYLQNEATAYIMQSNGYLGKGNINECTYKDGEWSSSKPTGLNSKTYSVGHPTMAFQGHIMYFVSDMPGGKGGYDIWMSERSVSGNWGLPVNLGDGVNTKDDEMFPYIIGDTMLFFSSNGYTGFGGLDIYFARKKDKKFMNPTNIGYPFNSPSDDFGIIIRNNLKGGYLCSNRPKGAGSDDIYSFPNFPAFITASGIISDLNTGVTIGNAMVVLKTASGMNDTTFSDNSGNYLFSNLAPGESYTIEVSKVGYFDDSKLLQTNENVYFMEYKKANGTNLDFALLTRPIPLFSVTGKVRDRATQSLIKDEKLIIYTKDQNFGDFDMSDGGGVYAFTLLNTTGYTIKIMKKGYWSESRECDGTNAKDGEEFSLKYGKDFDFDLTKIEPKKEIVLNNIYYDYAKATLRPESLIELDKIVAMMRETPNVTIELSSHTDARGEANYNMRLSQARAKSCVDYIVSQGIDARRLTAKGYGKTKLLITNAQTEDEHQKNRRTSFQVMKVTEAAVSNAAPDTFKFMVKIVSSPTRKITDEYFEKLYRKIPGIVIGMEEEIIDSQKMFTYNAGTYDDLNKAIELKKKIRQEGFISCTIQPYVNNIKTDVQKTLESLSK
- a CDS encoding T9SS type B sorting domain-containing protein, which codes for TATPTNGGTTPTYSWTLNGSSVGTNSSTYSSSTIPAGSNTILCTITSNATCASPVTATSSIAVTVNPTVVPSVSVAASPSGAVCAGTNVTFTATPTNGGTTPTYSWTLNGSSVGSNLPTYSNSALPAGANTVVCTITSNATCASPVTATSSAVVTITTNAVPSLSLTSNPPGAVCSGTNVVFIATPSGGGTAPTYSWTLNGSSVGANSSTYSNSSLNTGNNNIVCTMTSNAGCASPATATMSLAVTVNANVTPSIAITANPSGAICAGTNVTFSVSTTTNGGSSPSYQWFLNGAPVGSGTSYSYSGLTNGQTVYCQMTSNANCASPATVSSNTIIMSVNPLVIPTVTVSANPSVPVCTGSNIVFTAVPTNGGTAPTYSWTLNGSSVGSNIPTYSNSALPAGTNTVVCTITSNATCANPATATASIVVTVNSSVVPSVTVSSNPLGTICSGTNETFIASPTNGGTTPTYSWVLNGNIVGTNSATYANSSLPAGTNSIVCIVTSNATCASPVTATTSATVTVNPSISPLVVVTANPSGAICSGTNVTFTATPTNGGTAPTYSWTLNGSSVGSNIPTYSNPALPAGSNTILCSVTSNATCASPVTATSSVAVTVNPTVTPSVVVSANPSGIVCAGTSVTFTAIPTNGGATPTYSWTLNGSSVGSNIPTYSNPALPAGANTVVCTITSNATCASPVTATSSAVVTITTIAVPSLSLTSNPPGAVCSGTTVVFTATPSGGGTSPTYSWTLNGSIVGTNSSTYSSASLNTGNNIIVCTMTSNAGCASPVTATMSLAVSVNASVTPSIAITANPPSPVCIGTTVVFTAVPSGGGTSPAYQWSQNGLNSGSNARTFSSSTLISGNNIIVCTMTSNAVCASPIAATMSLPITVNTIPSITTQPVDTSVCQGQNAAFSTTAGSTTTMTYQWQVSTDGGVSWNNTPTTPPYFNYTTATLDIVPATIGMNNYQYRVVITNACGATNSNAGTLFVGSGPVNVIALASPNPVCVGTTLDLTGTATGATTWSWTGSGGFSSTAQNPQISPVTTSQGGIYTLTVTNSCGTVNVTTGAIVVSTGPTGISAGATPNPVCSGQSLSLTGTALGATYWSWAGPAGFTATIQNTSMPSISSIQAGIYTLYAGNRCDTVNSTVSVSLNYPPTGVNISVSSDTICSGQTLTFTGTAINASSFEWKDPNDLLISGAQVYPFYNISVSQSGMYHFNAINTCGVVSDSVDIIVHQTPAMPGPITGPLNPCIGSTACYSIPGIAGVTYQWSIPNGWTLVGTTGDSICTLPSTNQGQISVTVSNGYCMSTSQALTIQGVNLAVDAGPTIWIAAGTSAHITGQCSGINVSWLWSGGSISGQDNLPTVNTGSLSSDTWYYVSVDNGNGCSAIDSVLVRIIPTHITIIEISGLPDTICSGETIQLHSLVKGGDTLNYSILWSGSGVQNPSLQNTIAIPADTGVVSYKLHATDGVDSDDSTISVYVKQSPIAEGGPNIGIGCNIPFDTIGLAAVPGNTYLWAPAAGLNNANIAQPVASVVQPTTYTLTVTNVNGCVSTDTVLVAPIGSITANAGKDTAICNGAVARLHGTSDFGNVFIWTPFSDLNNPYIAEPLATPTAIGIYTLTVGYGSCSASDEVQIDINTINVSLVYDCQSFTAIALPDGLVSYEFSVNGVVKQDSSDNNSYFNTTINNKDSIQVFAIDENGCSVRVATINDCGSEWVNAFTPDGDGINDRFGSGRDMRIFDRWGLQLYIGSDGWDGTFNGKGVPAGTYYFIIQQPDPSGGFKEITGPVTLVRK